In Acinetobacter sp. C32I, one genomic interval encodes:
- a CDS encoding LysR family transcriptional regulator, whose protein sequence is MSKAQLKLHVRILSDEQIAFGPGKAELLEAIHRTGSISQAAKSMKMSYRRAWQLVDTMNQCFHSNLVDTQTGGTHGGGAVLTELGQVVLKKFRAMEQQATQAVATEFEDLANYLKVNK, encoded by the coding sequence ATGTCAAAAGCACAATTAAAGCTACATGTGCGAATCTTATCTGATGAGCAGATTGCTTTTGGTCCGGGTAAAGCTGAGCTACTTGAAGCAATCCATCGTACAGGATCAATTTCCCAAGCCGCGAAATCTATGAAGATGAGTTATCGCCGTGCATGGCAATTGGTGGATACCATGAACCAATGCTTTCATTCTAATCTGGTCGATACCCAAACGGGTGGAACGCATGGTGGTGGTGCAGTGCTAACCGAATTGGGGCAAGTGGTGCTCAAGAAGTTTAGAGCCATGGAGCAGCAAGCAACTCAGGCTGTCGCAACTGAGTTTGAAGATTTAGCCAACTATCTGAAAGTAAATAAATAA
- a CDS encoding S-(hydroxymethyl)glutathione dehydrogenase/class III alcohol dehydrogenase, with the protein MKSRAAVAFAAGEPLQIVELDVEPPKAGEVLIKITHTGVCHTDAFTLSGDDPEGVFPAVLGHEGAGVVVQVGEGVTSVAVGDHVIPLYTAECKECLFCKSGKTNLCVAVRATQGKGVMPDGTTRFSYNGQPIYHYMGCSTFSEYTVVAEVSLAKINPEANHEQVCLLGCGVTTGIGAVHNTAKVQEGDSVAIFGLGGIGLAAVQGARQAKAGRIIVIDTNPDKFELAKQFGATDFLNPKDYDQPIQQVIVEMTGWGVDHSFECIGNTNVMRSALECAHRGWGQSVIIGVAGAGQEISTRPFQLVTGRKWMGTAFGGVKGRSQLPKMVEDAMKGEIELAPFVTHTMPLDDINHAFDLMHEGKSIRTVIHF; encoded by the coding sequence ATTAAATCTCGTGCAGCCGTTGCTTTTGCCGCAGGCGAACCATTACAAATCGTAGAGCTTGATGTTGAACCACCTAAAGCGGGTGAAGTCCTGATTAAAATTACCCATACTGGTGTGTGCCATACCGATGCTTTCACTTTATCAGGTGATGACCCTGAGGGTGTTTTCCCCGCAGTACTTGGACATGAAGGTGCAGGGGTTGTGGTGCAAGTTGGTGAAGGTGTGACCAGTGTTGCAGTCGGTGACCATGTGATTCCATTGTATACCGCTGAGTGTAAAGAATGCTTATTCTGTAAATCGGGAAAAACCAATTTATGCGTTGCTGTTCGTGCAACTCAAGGTAAAGGCGTAATGCCAGATGGCACAACACGTTTTTCTTATAATGGCCAACCGATTTATCACTATATGGGGTGTTCAACCTTTAGTGAATACACCGTTGTTGCAGAAGTGTCTCTGGCAAAAATTAACCCTGAAGCCAACCATGAACAAGTGTGTTTATTGGGTTGTGGCGTAACCACAGGTATTGGTGCAGTACATAATACGGCAAAGGTACAAGAGGGTGATAGCGTTGCCATCTTTGGTTTAGGTGGTATTGGCCTCGCAGCAGTGCAAGGTGCGCGTCAAGCCAAAGCCGGACGTATTATTGTTATTGATACTAATCCTGATAAATTTGAACTGGCAAAACAGTTTGGCGCAACTGACTTCTTAAATCCGAAAGATTATGATCAGCCGATTCAACAAGTGATTGTTGAAATGACAGGTTGGGGCGTTGACCATTCTTTTGAATGTATTGGCAATACCAATGTCATGCGTTCGGCACTGGAATGTGCACACCGTGGTTGGGGTCAATCAGTGATTATTGGCGTTGCGGGTGCAGGTCAGGAAATCTCAACGCGTCCATTCCAGTTGGTGACAGGGCGTAAATGGATGGGAACTGCTTTTGGTGGGGTAAAAGGCCGTAGTCAATTACCGAAAATGGTGGAAGATGCAATGAAAGGTGAAATTGAGTTGGCACCATTTGTAACGCATACTATGCCATTGGATGATATTAATCATGCCTTTGACTTAATGCACGAAGGTAAGTCGATTCGCACCGTGATTCACTTCTAA